From a region of the Triticum aestivum cultivar Chinese Spring chromosome 7D, IWGSC CS RefSeq v2.1, whole genome shotgun sequence genome:
- the LOC123164200 gene encoding xyloglucan endotransglycosylase/hydrolase protein 8, whose product MASPAAVSAVAVALALLVASADAWLHEEFDTEGNVRAGYDARGQQVASIVLDRQSGGAFRSRRSYLYGQFSVQIKLVPGNSAGTVASFYLSSGDGPRHDEIDMEFMGNSTGQPVALNTNVWANGDGKKEQQFYLWFDPAADYHTYTIIWNAKNVIFKVDDLFLRCFTRHADLPYPGAKPMAVHATLWDGSYWATQRGKVKVDWTTAPFVASYRGYSADACVPAGAGRPLACPAGTGRWMRRRPSAAERGTVAWAKKNYMRYNYCDDGWRFPKGFPAECSRG is encoded by the exons ATGGCGAGTCCGGCTGCCGTGTCCGCCGTCGCTGTGGCCCTGGCGCTGCTGGTGGCGTCAGCGGACGCGTGGCTGCACGAGGAGTTCGACACGGAGGGCAACGTGCGGGCCGGCTACGACGCGCGGGGGCAGCAGGTGGCGTCGATCGTCCTCGACCGGCAGTCCGGCGGCGCCTTCCGCTCCCGGCGCAGCTACCTCTACGGCCAGTTCAGCGTCCAGATCAAGCTCGTCCCCGGCAACTCCGCCGGCACCGTCGCCTCCTTCTAC CTGTCGTCGGGCGACGGGCCGAGGCACGACGAGATCGACATGGAGTTCATGGGCAACAGCACCGGTCAACCCGTGGCGCTCAACACCAACGTGTGGGCCAACGGCGACGGCAAGAAGGAGCAGCAGTTCTACCTCTGGTTCGACCCGGCCGCCGACTACCACACCTACACCATCATCTGGAACGCCAAGAACGTCATCTTCAAGGTGGACGACCTCTTCCTCCGCTGCTTCACCCGCCACGCCGACCTGCCGTACCCGGGCGCCAAGCCCATGGCGGTGCACGCGACGCTCTGGGACGGCAGCTACTGGGCGACGCAGCGGGGCAAGGTGAAGGTGGACTGGACCACCGCGCCCTTCGTCGCCTCCTACCGCGGCTACTCCGCCGACGCCTGCGTgcccgccggcgccggccgcccgCTCGCCTGCCCCGCCGGCACCGGCCGCTGGATGCGGCGCCGGCCCAGCGCCGCCGAGCGGGGCACCGTCGCCTGGGCTAAGAAGAATTACATGCGCTACAACTACTGCGACGACGGCTGGCGGTTCCCCAAGGGGTTCCCCGCCGAGTGCTCCCGCGGCTGA